From the genome of Anoplopoma fimbria isolate UVic2021 breed Golden Eagle Sablefish chromosome 1, Afim_UVic_2022, whole genome shotgun sequence, one region includes:
- the LOC129094780 gene encoding oligodendrocyte-myelin glycoprotein-like → MRDPNMPVCLVLLLLWGLFGGRVLSICPAVCSCSRGHRMVDCSSRGLTKLPPGLQHNIHFLNLSFNSMQGLENQLTHYAHLRTLDLSYNRLETLPPALPRSLWDIRAAGNHLRSLDKNDTAYHWNLRVLDLSDNELERVVFINNTLPSLQALNLSHNRFWTVPTNMPHNLESVDLSHNYLVQILPGSLDRLPRLARFYLHANRFSWLSEGVFDKLTALEAMTLGDNPWACEEEENITKLLTWAGQTRATILGCPCYTKPICGQQAAPGRERHSSLFTEEPPFWVDSRDGPSPSYQAKWALYEAGRYQDRRESNGSEDHEAFVWTSPTDSDVFSTQTSTAARPPSTKKPKVSSSRNKSPGLFIETQTVSLIIFVLTTAFNIL, encoded by the exons ATGAG AGACCCCAACATGCCCGTCTGCCTcgtcctcctgctgctgtgggGGCTGTTTGGGGGTCGGGTTCTGTCCATCTGCCCGGCCGTGTGCTCCTGCAGCCGGGGACACCGCATGGTGGACTGCTCCTCCAGAGGCCTGACCAAGCTACCGCCCGGCCTGCAGCACAACATCCACTTCCTCAACCTCTCCTTCAATAG CATGCAGGGTCTGGAGAACCAGCTCACCCACTATGCCCACCTGCGGACCCTGGACCTGTCCTACAACCGCCTGGAGACGCTGCCGCCCGCCCTGCCGCGCTCGCTGTGGGACATCCGGGCGGCGGGGAACCACCTGCGCTCTCTGGACAAGAACGACACGGCGTACCACTGGAACCTCAGAGTCCTGGACCTGTCGGACAACGAGCTGGAGCGGGTGGTGTTCATCAACAACACGCTGCCCAGCCTCCAGGCCCTCAACCTCAGCCACAACCGCTTCTGGACCGTGCCCACCAACATGCCGCACAACCTGGAGAGCGTGGATCTGTCGCACAACTACCTGGTGCAGATCCTGCCGGGCTCGTTGGACCGGCTGCCGAGGCTGGCCCGGTTCTACCTGCACGCCAATCGCTTCTCCTGGTTGTCGGAGGGGGTCTTCGATAAGCTGACGGCGCTGGAGGCGATGACGCTCGGGGATAACCCGTGGGcttgtgaggaagaggagaacatCACAAAGCTGCTGACGTGGGCGGGGCAGACCCGGGCTACAATCTTGGGCTGCCCCTGTTATACCAAACCCATCTGTGGGCAGCAGGCGGCGCCGGGGAGGGAGCGGCACTCTTCTCTGTTCACGGAGGAGCCGCCGTTCTGGGTCGACAGCAGAGACGGTCCGTCGCCGAGTTACCAGGCCAAGTGGGCCCTTTATGAGGCGGGGAGGTACCAGGACAGACGGGAATCGAACGGATCGGAGGACCACGAGGCGTTCGTCTGGACGTCGCCCACGGACTCGGACGTTTTCTCCACACAAACCAGCACAGCAGCACGGCCGCCTTCCACGAAGAAACCCAAAGTGTCTTCCTCCAGGAATAAAAGTCCCGGACTCTTCATCGAGACTCAAACTGTCAGTCTGATTATTTTCGTCCTGACCACAGCGTTCAACATCTTATGA
- the LOC129090388 gene encoding protein EVI2B-like, with product MQQPARKRKKTMTIHFSGLLFMWLLPLTSGQNNNFSHVMTGTQVTPNVSTQDELTTQEASSLNPLSEVTGRHMTRSVLAQESGAKASSQPSLQTSPTTSSKTFRQVIQTAATPTSSTESRFKSSTEGRKSTTERLFNFKTSATTVATSHSSNPPKTTSSHLQSSTERTKSTTERLFNFPTKTTRAPPTPSSSATARSIHDRTTQPSSSPMSSSSFISTLNSSTKPVKPTTISTSPFPATWSTRLYKGTTKTPFKKTSKDRRPGEKADTNKGSNHSKVVAWLIGGALGAMLVGFLVIYIKKRKLQKQQITTTDWAGPSPFLEGGVDNGQVTLRSSNRVSLSGFLTQRLSKRLSLLPDTDEELEDMTAGSTFGGKHQETSFGGEANGKGGGESNGTAGVVPDAKSNEDAPETAENSNSKDANHNQDLSAKPPTPSADVETPPPAPLDDGLREP from the coding sequence ATGCAGCAACCAGCCAGAAAACGGAAGAAAACAATGACTATCCACTTCTCAGGCCTGCTCTTCATGTGGCTGCTGCCGCTGACATCTGGCCAGAATAACAACTTCTCTCATGTGATGACGGGAACGCAGGTAACACCAAATGTGTCAACGCAGGACGAGCTGACCACACAGGAGGCGTCCAGCTTGAATCCCCTCTCAGAGGTCACAGGTCGTCACATGACTCGGTCCGTCTTAGCTCAAGAAAGCGGTGCAAAAGCCAGCAGCCAACCTTCACTGCAAACATCTCCAACAACGTCGTCAAAGACATTCAGACAAGTGATTCAAACAGCAGCAACTCCAACCAGCTCCACAGAGTCTCGCTTCAAAAGCTCAACAGAAGGCAGGAAGTCCACAACGGAGAGACTATTCAACTTCAAAACATCAGCAACAACCGTCGCTACCAGTCACTCAAGCAACCCACCCAAAACCACATCGTCCCACTTACAAAGCTCAACAGAACGCACAAAGTCCACGACGGAGAGACTATTTAACTTCCCGACCAAAACCACACGGGCGCCGCCAACACCAAGCAGCTCCGCCACAGCTCGATCCATCCACGATAGAACAACCCAACCATCTTCAAGTCCAATGTCGTCTTCAAGCTTCATCTCCACTCTGAACTCTTCTACCAAACCTGTTAAACCCACAACCATCAGTACAAGCCCATTCCCAGCTACATGGTCCACACGTTTATACAAAGGCACGACGAAGACGCCATTCAAGAAGACTTCCAAGGACAGACGTCCAGGGGAAAAGGCAGACACCAATAAAGGATCAAACCACAGCAAAGTCGTGGCATGGCTGATAGGTGGAGCGCTGGGAGCCATGCTGGTGGGGTTCCTGGTCATCTACATAAAGAAACGGAAGCTCCAGAAGCAGCAGATAACGACCACGGACTGGGCCGGTCCCTCGCCGTTCCTCGAGGGCGGAGTCGACAACGGCCAGGTAACGCTGAGGTCATCCAACCGGGTCTCCCTTTCCGGCTTCTTGACTCAGAGGCTCTCCAAGAGGCTGTCGCTGCTCCCAGACACCgacgaggagctggaggacatgACGGCAGGAAGCACCTTTGGAGGCAAACATCAAGAGACCTCGTTCGGTGGAGAGGCGAACGGAAAGGGTGGAGGAGAAAGCAACGGGACGGCTGGAGTTGTTCCAGATGCGAAAAGCAACGAAGACGCTCCAGAGACGGCTGAGAACAGCAACTCTAAGGATGCAAACCACAATCAAGACCTTTCTGCAAAGCCCCCCACTCCATCTGCAGACGTGGaaactcctcctcctgcaccgCTGGATGACGGCTTGAGGGAACCATGA